The following DNA comes from Streptomyces globosus.
GGCGGAGGCCTCGCCTTCCTGCTGCGGTTCGTCGCCGCCGACTCCGACGCCCTCGTGGTCCTGCTCGGCGCCGCCCTCTACCTCGGAGCGGCGCTGATGTCGCTGCGCCTGGCCGTCGGCCTGCTGGGACCGGACCATCCGCCCGGCACCGTCCACCCGTCGGTGGTCCAGGGCGTCGCGCTCACCGTCCGGGGGATGGCCGCGGGGCTGCGGCACCTCGCCGAGCGCCGCGAGGCCGCCCAGGCACTGGCCGCCATGACCATGATGCGGTTCTGCTACGGAGCCCTGACGGTGACGCTGCTGATGCTCTGCCGCTACGCCTGGTCGGACACCGAGTCCGACGGCCTCGCCCTGCTGGGGCTCGCGGTGGGCGTCTCGGGGGCGGGCTTCTTCGCCGCGGCCGTGGTCACACCGTGGGCGGCCGGCCGCCTGGGCACCCGCGGCTGGATCACCGTGTGCTCCGCAGCCGCAGCGGTCCTGGTGCCCGCCCTCGGCCTGTCGTTCCTGCCGGAGCCCATGCTGGCCGCCGCCTTCGTCCTCGGCCTCGCCACCCAGGGAGCGAAGATCGCCACCGACACCGTGGTGCAGTCCCGTGTGGACGACGACTTCCGGGGGCGCGTCTTCTCCGTCTACGACGTGCTGTTCAACATCGCCTTCGTCGCCGCCGCGGCCGTCAGCTCGCTGGTGCTCCCCGCGGACGGCCGCTCGGCAGTACTCCTCGTGGGCGTCGCGGTCCTCTACGCCCTGACCGCGCTCTACCTGGGGCGGCGGCCCGGTGTTTCACGTGAAACACGCCCCTGACCCGGCAGGCGGGCCGGGCCCGCGGCAACGTTTCACGTGAAACACAGCGCGGGCCCCTCCCGCATCAGGCCTGAGCAGCCCACCACTCGCGGAGGGCCGAGACCGCCGCCTCGCGCTCCATGGGCCCGTTCTCCAGCCGCAGCTCCAGCAGGAACGCATAGGCCCTGCCGACCACGGGGCCGGGACCGACGCCCAGCTCCTGCATGATCTCGTTGCCGTCCAGGTCGGGCCGGATCGCGTCCAGCTCCTCCTGCTCCTGGAGCTGCGCAATGCGCTCCTCCAGGCTGTCGTACGTCCGGGAGAGCGCGTTGGCCTTGCGCTTGTTGCGCGTCGTGCAGTCGGACCGGGTCAGCTTGTGCAGGCGGTCCAGCAGCGGGCCGGCGTCGCGGACGTAGCGCCGCACCGCCGAGTCGGTCCACTCGCCGTCGCCGTAGCCGTGGAACCGCAGGTGCAGCTCGATCAGCCGGCAGACGTCCTTGACCATCTCGTTGGAGTACTTCAGCGCGGTCATGCGCTTCTTGGCCATCTTGGCGCCCACCACCTCGTGGTGGTGGAAGGAGACCCGGCCGTCGCTCTCGAAGCGCCGGGTACGGGGCTTGCCGATGTCGTGGAGGAGCGCGGCGAGCCGCAGGACCAGGTCCGGGCCGTCCTCCTCCAGCGCCATCGCCTGCTCCAGCACGATCAGCGAGTGCTCGTAGACATCCTTGTGCCGGTGGTGCTCGTCACTCTCCAGCCGCAGCGCCGGCAGCTCGGGCAGCACCCGGTCGGCCAGCCCGGTGTCCACGAGCAGCCCGAGGCCCTTGCGCGGGTGGGCGGAGAGCATGAGCTTGTTCAGCTCGGCCTGCACCCGCTCCGCCGAGACGATCTCGATCCGCTCGGACATCGCCTTCATCGCGGCCACGACGTCCTGCGCGACCTCGAAGTCGAGCTGGGCGGCGAACCGCGCCGCGCGCAGCATCCGCAGCGGGTCGTCGGAGAAGGAGTCCTCAGGGGTGCCGGGCGTGCGCAGGACGCCCGTCCGCAGGTCTTCCAGGCCGCCGTGCGGGTCCACGAACTCCTTCTGCGGGAGCGCCACGGCCATGGCGTTCACGGTGAAGTCGCGCCGGACGAGGTCCTCCTCGATGGAGTGGCCGTAGGAGACCTCGGGCTTGCGGGAGGTGCGGTCGTAGGACTCCGAGCGGTACGTCGTGACCTCGATCTGGAAGCCGCCCTTCTGGGCGCCGACGGTCCCGAAGGCGATCCCGACGTCCCAGACCGAGTCCGCCCACGGACGGACGATCTTCAGGACGTCCTCGGGGCGGGCGTCGGTGGTGAAGTCGAGGTCGTTGCCGAGACGGCCGAGCAGCGCGTCGCGGACGGACCCGCCGACCAGGGCGAGGCTGAATCCCGCCTCCTGGAACAGGCGGCCGAGCTCGTCGGCGGCAGGGGCGACCCGCAGCAGTTCACTGACCGCGCGGCTCTGCACCTGACTCAGGGCACTGGGGGTGTCTTCATTGGCGTTCGGCACAACAGAAAAGGGTACGTGCCCCGCCCGGAGGGGGCTCCCCCGTTTCCGGCACCCCGCCCTCCGGCGGCCCCGGTGCCGGGCCGATCATGTGGAGCAAGGCGCGGCACTCGCGCCCGGCGGGTCTCGTTACCATTCCTGGACGCACGAACGACGACCACTGACACTGCGAGGGACGGGTTAGCGCGTGGCCGAGCCGGCAGACATCCAGGGGGCTTCCCCCGCTCCTGCCCGGCGCCGCTGGCTGCGGCGCGCCGTCGTCCTGCTCTGCGGGACGCCGCTGCTCGGCGCCCTCGTCCAGCCACCCGCCCCGGCGGACGCGGCCGCGACGGGCTCCGTGGATGTGCAGCTCACCACAGTGGCTCCCGCCGCCCCGGTCAAGGGCGACACGCTGACGATCTCCGGAACGGTGGTCAACAACGGCCGCGAGACGATCACCGCGGCCCACGTGGGGCTCCGGGTCGGGTCCGCCCTGAGTGACCGCACCTCGATCGACGAGGCCGCGGACCGGACCGGTTTCCGGGCGGGCACCGACCCCGGCGAGGTCGACCAGGCGTACTCGGTGAAGGTCGCCTCGCTGCCCTCCAAGGTCAGCCAGACGTTCACGCTGACGATCCCGGTGAACAAGCTGGGGCTGGAGAAGGAGGGCGTCTACCCGCTGGGCGTCTCCCTCTCCGGCGAGACCGACAGCCGCCCCTACGAGCAGGTCCTCGGCATCAAGCGGACCTTCCTTCCCTGGCAGCCGGAGCCGGCCGCCAAGCGCTCCCAGCTGACGTACCTGTGGCCGCTGATCTCCACGACCCGCCTGACGGCGGAGACGGGCTCGGACGAGCTGCAGACCCCGGTCTTCCTCGACGACTCCCTCGCGGACGAGCTCCGGACCGGCGGCCGGCTGGAGCGGATGGTCTCCCTCGGCAAGGAGCTGCCGGTCACCTGGGTCATCGACCCCGACCTGCTGTACACGGTCGACGCGATGACCAAGGGCTACCGCCACCGCACCCCGGACGGCCGGGTCGTCCAAGGCCGGAACAAGGCCGTCGCCGAGCAGTGGCTCGCCTCGCTGGAGGCGGCGGTCCAGAGCAAGAAGGTCGTGGCCCTCCCGTTCGCCGACCCCGACATCGCCTCCCTCGCCCACCAGGGCAAGGACGTCTCAGGCACGCTCGGACAGCTCCGGCCGGCCACGGACAAGGCGAAGCAGGCGGTGGAGACCGTCCTGCACGTCACCCCGTCCACCGACTTCTCCTGGCCCGTCGAGGGCGCGATCGACCCGTCGATCGTGAACGTGGCCACCTCGGCCGGCGCCCACCACGTGCTGGCGCGCAGCGACAGCCTGCAGGAGACCGGCGCCCTCGGGTACACCCCGTCGGCGGCCCGCCCCATCGGCGCGGGCGCCACGGCCGTCGTGGCCGACGCCGACCTGTCGACGGCCTTCGAGGGCGACATGCTGAGCGCCTCGAACTCCACCCTGGCCGTGCAGCGATTCCTCGCCCACAGCCTGGCCCTGAACCTGCAGAAGACCGACAGCCAGCGGAGCTTCGTCGTCACCCCGCAGCGGATGCCGACCGCCAGCCAGGCCCAGTCCATGGCCGAAGCCCTCCGCGCCCTCCAGCCGGGCCGCTGGACGCAGCCCGCGGACCTGGAGGCCGCAGCCGCCGCCAAGCCGGACGCGGGCGTGAACACGCAGGTGCCGGGCGCCGGCCAGTACCCCGACGCGCTGCGCAAGACGGAACTGCCGGTCGCCGCCTTCGAGAAGATCCGCACCACCCAGAACACGCTCGACCACTTCAAGGCCATCCTGACGGCCCCCGACCGCGTCGAGATCCCGTTCGGGAACACCACGAACCGCGAGATGTCCACCTCGTGGCGCGGCCGCCCCCAGGACGCCGGGCACTACCGCAACCAGGTCCAGCAGTACCTGGTCGGCCTGACCGAGAAGGTCAAGGTCGTCCCCAAGTCCGACGCCACCCTGTCCGGCCACAGCGCGACGATCCCCGTGAGCGTCCAGAACAGCCTCGTCCAGGACGTGCACGGGCTCGTCCTGCGGGTGAAGTCGGCGAACCCGACCCGCCTGGTGTTCGGCAGGAGCGGGGAGGCGGAGCAGCAGGTCACCGTCCAGGGCGGGCACAGCCAGACGGTGAAGTTCACCGCGAACGCGACGGCGAGCGGACCCGTCGAGGTCACCGCCCAGCTCTTCACCGAGAACGGCGTCCCGTACGGCAAGGAGCGCAGGTTCACAGTGGAGGCGACCGAGATCACCCCGACCGTGATGCTCGTCATCGCGGGCGGTGTGCTCCTCCTCGTGCTGGCGGGCGTCAAGATGTACGCCAGCCGCAAGCGCGTGGCCGCCCGGGCCGCCGCGGAGGAGGCCGCAGAGCCGGCCGGCGACGGCGGGGAACCGGCCGGGGATGCCGCGGAGCCGGCCGGGGATGCCGCGGAGCCGGCCGAGGGTGCGCGGCCGGCCGACGGCATGCAGCCGAGTGACGGCACCCCGGACACCGGAGCGCAAAGCACCGGCCGGTCCGGCGCGGGTGAGACAGTGGACCGTTGAGCGATGCCGTGGCCGGCCGGCCTGGGGACGATGAGGTGGGGTTTCGATGAACGCGCCGTACGACGGTGACCGCGCGCAGGGCACTGGCGCGCCCGCGCCCTACCCGGGCGCCGACCCGGGCGGTCAGGTTCCCGCGCCCGCCCCCGGGCCGGACCGGGACCCGTACGTCCAGGACGCCTACGACCGCGACCCCTACCGGTCGCACGACCTGTCGGCCCAGGACCCCGT
Coding sequences within:
- a CDS encoding MFS transporter, which codes for MPVVRDLRVLLRLRDFRNLLAVRLFSQAADGVYQVALATHVVFSPEKQTSPAAVASAMAVLLLPYSVIGPFAGVLLDRWRRRQVFLYGNLLRALLACITAVLVATSVPEWLFYASALSVTAVNRFVLAGLAASLPRVVAPAQLVTANALSPTAGTLAATAGGGLAFLLRFVAADSDALVVLLGAALYLGAALMSLRLAVGLLGPDHPPGTVHPSVVQGVALTVRGMAAGLRHLAERREAAQALAAMTMMRFCYGALTVTLLMLCRYAWSDTESDGLALLGLAVGVSGAGFFAAAVVTPWAAGRLGTRGWITVCSAAAAVLVPALGLSFLPEPMLAAAFVLGLATQGAKIATDTVVQSRVDDDFRGRVFSVYDVLFNIAFVAAAAVSSLVLPADGRSAVLLVGVAVLYALTALYLGRRPGVSRETRP
- a CDS encoding CCA tRNA nucleotidyltransferase — its product is MPNANEDTPSALSQVQSRAVSELLRVAPAADELGRLFQEAGFSLALVGGSVRDALLGRLGNDLDFTTDARPEDVLKIVRPWADSVWDVGIAFGTVGAQKGGFQIEVTTYRSESYDRTSRKPEVSYGHSIEEDLVRRDFTVNAMAVALPQKEFVDPHGGLEDLRTGVLRTPGTPEDSFSDDPLRMLRAARFAAQLDFEVAQDVVAAMKAMSERIEIVSAERVQAELNKLMLSAHPRKGLGLLVDTGLADRVLPELPALRLESDEHHRHKDVYEHSLIVLEQAMALEEDGPDLVLRLAALLHDIGKPRTRRFESDGRVSFHHHEVVGAKMAKKRMTALKYSNEMVKDVCRLIELHLRFHGYGDGEWTDSAVRRYVRDAGPLLDRLHKLTRSDCTTRNKRKANALSRTYDSLEERIAQLQEQEELDAIRPDLDGNEIMQELGVGPGPVVGRAYAFLLELRLENGPMEREAAVSALREWWAAQA
- a CDS encoding DUF6049 family protein, producing MAEPADIQGASPAPARRRWLRRAVVLLCGTPLLGALVQPPAPADAAATGSVDVQLTTVAPAAPVKGDTLTISGTVVNNGRETITAAHVGLRVGSALSDRTSIDEAADRTGFRAGTDPGEVDQAYSVKVASLPSKVSQTFTLTIPVNKLGLEKEGVYPLGVSLSGETDSRPYEQVLGIKRTFLPWQPEPAAKRSQLTYLWPLISTTRLTAETGSDELQTPVFLDDSLADELRTGGRLERMVSLGKELPVTWVIDPDLLYTVDAMTKGYRHRTPDGRVVQGRNKAVAEQWLASLEAAVQSKKVVALPFADPDIASLAHQGKDVSGTLGQLRPATDKAKQAVETVLHVTPSTDFSWPVEGAIDPSIVNVATSAGAHHVLARSDSLQETGALGYTPSAARPIGAGATAVVADADLSTAFEGDMLSASNSTLAVQRFLAHSLALNLQKTDSQRSFVVTPQRMPTASQAQSMAEALRALQPGRWTQPADLEAAAAAKPDAGVNTQVPGAGQYPDALRKTELPVAAFEKIRTTQNTLDHFKAILTAPDRVEIPFGNTTNREMSTSWRGRPQDAGHYRNQVQQYLVGLTEKVKVVPKSDATLSGHSATIPVSVQNSLVQDVHGLVLRVKSANPTRLVFGRSGEAEQQVTVQGGHSQTVKFTANATASGPVEVTAQLFTENGVPYGKERRFTVEATEITPTVMLVIAGGVLLLVLAGVKMYASRKRVAARAAAEEAAEPAGDGGEPAGDAAEPAGDAAEPAEGARPADGMQPSDGTPDTGAQSTGRSGAGETVDR